In the Arachis hypogaea cultivar Tifrunner chromosome 20, arahy.Tifrunner.gnm2.J5K5, whole genome shotgun sequence genome, ggttgtttgaaatttaattactgtttcttttaggcgatcctctgcttcgcggtttgccagacttggacatgatacaaaggaaagtggtgatgattgggaatgattggattggtattggggtaaggaaggatcatatgatggcgaatggtgaagagaagcttgtgagtatggtggttcgaggttatgttgaaaggatggttcatatgcacggggtggggttTGTTGGTAGTtgcaaggttgtccaccatgtctttcagctaggtatgcacggtagaatggtctttgtccaggatatctcggagggtgttgctgccaaaagggttgattagatcctcttggttccatccatccttgattggtctgaccttgatgcacattcctgctgtaacttctatttcctttaacaatattagaaccaaactcaaagcgagaggggtgagagttcatagtagcaaataaagataaaaaggaaaaataaaaataaataaacaagcaaaagaaaaatatttacaataaccaataataaggcacacgttagcagttccccggcaacggcgccatgtTGACGATCGtgatttctgccagtaaagaatgtcataaaaatagtcgcgttgtagatatagtctctaaaccgacaaaaatccctttcgtacaaacattttgggtgtcacaagtaacaaaccccttaaaaattgttaaccgagtattcaaacctcgggtcgtcttctcaaggaattgcgaggaagtatgttcttattattggttataaaggttgtaatcggggtttagaaggtgagaagcaagtaatttaaatgacgagtgaattaaatggcaattaaaaataaataacaactgtaaaacaacttttggcaagacaagggaaattagaagtccaacttagttatccctctcaacaataatgaaagttgtatcttaattccacttagttaacctatgaaccaaaggtaagtcaagggactaattagtttgaccttcgaatcctatttatttccgaggaaaaagttgggattattgaagttcagatcaagtagcaagataacgattatcaattatgttgagttcgataatgttgagtcactgatttcttaaccaagaccaaaaggggaaaaagtaaattgctggaataataaaagtgtccttagatgggaagcaatggcaacttaaatcaaagagaacaatcataaactgaaaataccttaaatatcattaattcaaatagaaatctgtaacatggaataattcataatttaaattataataatcaattcaaatattggaatcaaataaataaaagtaaaattgaaataaaagaacattaaaacctggatccagagttactcccaaaacaagaagaagtctaaatcctaagagagagagagaatctctctctaaactaaatctaaatcatgaaaactagaaattggcgagctctccctgaatggatgcattcctccactttataacctctaatctatgctttctgtacttggatctgggccaaaaagggcttcagaaatcgctgggggcgtattctgtaaattctgatacgtggcctctgtcacgcgtccgcgtgggtcacgcggtcgcgtcatctggagcttttcctttccacgtggtcgcgtcagtcacgcgtccacgtcgtgggtgttctactcaaggcgcgcggtcgcgtcagtcatgcggccgcgtcgctgcttctttgcttctggcacgcgatcgcgttgtccatgcgatcgcgtggataccagtttccttaaagctccgttttgccttctccttccatttttgtatgtttcctttttcatcctttaagtcattcagccttaggaaacctgaagctactcaacacactaatcacggcatcgaatggaaataaaggtaattaaaataattaaattttttaaagcttaggaaacatgtttttcacaatatgacataataaggaagggaaagtaaaaccatgcaattaatgtgaataagtagatgaagagttgaataaatcactctaattaagcacaaaaaaactcatgaaatatgggtttatcagacaTATACTGAGACTTTGAGCTAATTTGAAACTAGCTATAAGTATTTCATTCTCTGCTTGATTGTTATTGGCATTGAAGGTGAATTGCAGGGATTGTTCCACAATTGTTCCTTGTTATCTTCAAGTAGCACTCCAGCTCCAAAACCTTACATGTTTGAGCTTCATTGACGCATAACGTCTATGTTACATTGGTGGAAGTTAAATCATGGAGGGTTAGTTTTGCTATGAAGTTAGCCAAGGCTTGGGATTTAAGGAACCTCGAGCTGGATATTGAATGTCATATTCTAAAAGTTTAATAGACCACTTGATTAGTCTTTCGGTGAGCTAAGGTTTATCATAATTAGCCTTATTGGATGCTCTATTCGGATTATGATAGTGTAACTTTGGAAGTCATGTTTAAGACATCTGGCTGTTGTTATACGGGCTAGAACTAACTTTTCTAACTTTGGGTATCTGAGTTTAGCATTCTAGAGTGACTTACTTACAAAGTAGACTGATTGTTGCACTTTATCCATCTTAGTGATTAGGACAGAACTAACAGTATAGTCAGTAACAGATAAATATAGGTATAAGGGTTTACCATGTTCTAGTTTTTGGAGAATTGAGGGATGAGGATAGTATGGTTTTAAGCTCGGTGAAGGCTTGATCGCAGGCTTCTATCCATGTGAACTCTTTCTGTTTTCTTAAGGTCTTGAAAAAATGATGTGATCAATGGGCTATCTGAGGTAAGAACTGTGATAATGCTACTAGTCGACTAGTGAGTTGTTGGATTTCCTTGACTGATTGAGGACTTCTCATTTTCAAGATTTCTTTACATTTCTCTGGACTTTATACCTCGGCAAGTTGACATGAAGCCTAGAAACTTTCCTTCATGGACTTCGAAAGCATATTTTTTGGATTCAAGTTCATGTTGTATAGCTTAAATTGTTGAAAGGTTTCTTCGAGGTCGTTGGTATGGATGCCCCTGGACTTAGTCTTCATTACCATGTCATCTACATATACCTCTATATTTTGTCCGATTTGTTAGTGAAGATCTTGTCCATAAGCCTTTGATATGTAGCACCtacatttttttttatccaaatagCATAACCTTGTAACAGAAATTACCATAGTCAATGATAAAAGTAGTCTTATCTCGGTCATCTGAATACATAAGTATTTGGTTATGACCAGAAtaagtatccataaaatttaaatattgaaatctAGATGAACTATCAACTCATTTATCAATACAGGGTAAAGGATATGCATCTTTTGGATAGGCATTTTTGAGGTTAGTGAAGtccacacacatcctccatttgcCATTGTGTTCTTTGAGCATGACTACATTTGTTAACCAACTTTTAAatcagattttttttataaacccgACATCAAGTAGTTTTTGAATTTCTTCCATGGATGCTACTTTTTGTCTGTGCCGAGGTGTCTCTTCTTTTGGACTATATGtcagattgaaggattgagcgctAGCTTGTGGCTAATGACACTCAGGTCTATCCAAGACATGTCTGCTGAGGTCCAAGCAAACAAGTCCATATTCTGTCGCAGTAAGTCAATTTCAGTTGTTCCCTTTCTGGTCCATGTAGTGCATCTCCCCTGTAAGTGAATTTGTTTTAATCCTCTATTAGTATTATTTTGGTTAAGGTGTCTCTTGGTATAGGTTGGTCTTGTATGTATGATTTGGGATCAAGCTTTGCAAGAGGAGGTAAGCGCTCCGAGTTATAGACTGCATGCATGTACTGTTGCTCGGGTTGCTTTGGGGGGTTTTTCTTTAGCTTGCATTATAGCATTGTCGAGCTTCCTTCTGTTCGGCGTGAACTATCACAATTATATTGTCTTGCATACAAAAAACTTGACACGCAAGTGTATAGTAGAAATAATAGCACCAAATGTATTTAAAGAAGGTCTTCCTAAGATAATATTATATAGGATTTGGCAATCCACAACTAAATACTGTATATCTAGGGTTTTACAGTTTGAGTATTCACTTAATATTGTTTGCAACCACACATGATCACGTATTGGAACTCGCTCACCTGAGAAACCTACCAGTTAACCTATTGATGGTTGCAAGGCCTTATCACTTAATTTCATTTTTTAGAATGTGGAATAGAAAAAGACATTTGCACTGCTTCCTAGTCTAAAAGCACCTTTCCTACCAATAGGTCTCCCACCTTGAGATATAACTACTAGGTTGTCCAAATTTTTTACCATTGCTTTGAAATCTAATGTTTGAATGTTATCTCTAGAATAGCCAATTTGGTGGTGGAGGTTGGGTCGAACCCGATTACTGACAGCATGGTCCTGTACGACCTTTTTCTGACAGATCTGCTACTGCTTCCACCTACAAAGccgttaaaaatacaattaataaCATCACGCGGTTTTGTGGGGTTTTCAGTTACCTTCCTTTTATCTCTGTAACTTCCATTTGTAGTTGATGGTTGGCCGAGTTTTTCCATGTTTCTGCACTGCTCCTGTCCATCAATATATTTGTCCGAAAGGTCTTGCCGACCTAATTTCTCGAGAAGATCTTTCGCTATAACACAATCATCTGTGGTATGTCTGTATTTCTAATGGAAAGTGCAGGACTTGGATTTATCCACATATTTCTGATCTTGGTAGGTCATTGCTTTGTTTGGAAGTTTGATCAACTAGGAGTGTAGGATGCCTTTGATTATGTCCTCCCTTTTTAGTATTGAAGGCTGTGTACATGTTAAATTTTGGAGTTAATTTGAATGACTTTCGCCCGTTATTATTTTGGTTTTTGTTTCATTTGTCGTCATCTCAATTTGAGGTTGGCCTTTTTTCTTTCCGAACTTGTTGGAGTTCTTCTATCTCAATTTGGTCTGTTGCCTTCTCTCGAAACTTGGCTAATGTCTTTGGTTTCATTACTGTTATAGTCACTTGGAATTTTTCCAGGACAATGCGCATGTAGGTAGACGTCTGGGTTGAGGTTTGAAATCTTTATGGCCACCTTAGAAAATCTTGTCATGTAGTCCTTGAGACTTTCATGTTGTCCTTACTTGATGGTGTTGAGGTAATCAGAATCATGCACATAAATTTTGGACACTGCATAGTTATTGACAAATAGATTGGTGAACTCATCAAAACTTGATATTAAACCTGCAAGTAAACTGGAAAACTAAATCAAGATAGCACCGTCCAAAAAAGTAGGAAACAAATGACAAAAATATTGAATTAGATGGACCGTTCAATAATGTCATGGAATGAAATTTTGTAACATGGATGTCGCGGTCGCCAATCCCATCATAAGGCTTTAACGTCGTCGGCAAGGTAAAATTTTTGGGGATCTAGAAGATGATTTCTTTTGAGAAAGGGTTTGTCCTTTTTGTTGTTTTCGTTGGGGTGACTACTACCACGGTTTTGACTTCCGAGGCATAATAATCACCATTGTCGCCACTATAGCTAGTAATTTGGCCTGAGTGAATGGAGGAGGAAGTAAGTTATACTCTTCTGCTATTGATTAAAAACCTGCATGAAAAGGTGGTGGTGGGAGGGGGTTAGATTAAACTTGGCCCACAATTGGCGCCAAATGTTCCTGTGTAATAAGTCTCGTAGGGTGCATAACTCATCCTATTCAAGGTTGAGCTCGTCTTCGCCTGAGAAGGATGAAGTATATACCTCGGCTTTAAGAGGATTGGCGGCAGTGGGCACCTGTAAAGGTACTCTGACGCTCAAGTAAGCAAAAGTAAGATATGAGCGTAGTATGGATTCAAAGTAGGGATGGCAAAATTCCCCGAGACGCGGGGATTCCTGCAGGGACTGCCCCGAATGGGGATCCAATTGTGGGGAATTTTTTCCGCGGGATggggatgggggacaaaattcccccgaagcaggcgtggggacccgagcggggatccccgcctcgtccccgctattccccgaaatttatgaattccttgaattattcttaatagtttatttctcatatatgttttttagtcacttctcacacacacacacacacatatatatatatatatatagaaatccaaaattcctaatctttatttgcataacccctcttcaattcagagatccctaaggctatccatactccatccaacctctctgcagccatTCCCTTGTCacccttctcaccgcatcgtcacacctcaccatgccatcacccttaccgcgtcgtaatttctatttgcggcgttccttttcgtaactctgtcgtcgtgtccattctcctctctgttgcCGCGTCTCCCACCTCATCCACTGCTTTTTCCTTTGGCTCATCGTTGCGTCCCCCCATTGCGttatttcgaaagaagtcaccatcgtgtcatttagactttttgtataaaatcttgcagtttttgtataagatagatacttgtagctctattcatatggaaattaataattagtcagaaCTATTATGTAGATGGGGAATGGGGTCCCCGCGGAAAATGGGACCCCGTGGAaaatggggatggggagcaatattCCCCCACGGCGGGAAATGGGGGCGGGAATGGAGAGCAAATCTgagggcggggatggggagcagggaggcatcccccgcccccgccctgccCCATTAACATCCCTAATTCAAAGTGAATAATGTACATCTTTGTATACTTAGGGTTTATATTTTATAAAGTGTGAATTACGAGTGTACGTGTTTTAAGAATTTATCTCTGGTAACCTATTTTTTAGGTAACTGTTCATAATATTCTATGCTTTCTCTCTCCGAATTAGTCCTGATTCTTCATATATAACAGATATTTCTATTTATCTGAAATAATGAGAAATTATGTGTGTTAATATGTGTTTGTACTTTGCTGAATTAGAAGACTTTCTGTAGTCGAGATATAAGTAacagattaaaatatatttaagaaTATTCTTcttttaataacaaaatataagttAAATTGTTTTTAAGTATAAATAATTAAGTACAAGCTTAAAATAAAAGAACTTATTTTTAGATGAAACTATAAAAAGTAATTATCTATTTACGTATTTTCATATTAGCATTATCCaattatgtattattatattagtattattcAATTACGATAATATCatgttaataaaattaattattttttaaatttttcacatGAATAATTTTTCAAAGGATCAAACTAAATAGATAAGTatgtaattgaataattatataaagaattttaatatattaaaattatattctaATTTTTATATTGATTCTACTTAAAAAACTAATTTGGGATAAAGCCAACTTTaatcaattagttattaaaaataagtctgttaaaaaaatgattatcttaattttttaaatttaaaataaaaaataaaatgaattagcTTAGTTAGTTGGcctcctaattttttttatattatatatcctGACAGTCTGACACCCTCTTTCCAACATTTTCCGGATGTCTTCTTTCAGCACCATATGAACAAGAGTGAAAACTTCTGTTTCTGAGCAACAAAACACATCCTACCACTGCCATACACACAATTTTTTCCCGCTCCGACAACATCCTTTTCTGCCATGGTCCACTAGACCTTTACCATTAATCTTGTACTGTACATAAACAGCCAAGAATCGCCCAGAGTCAACCTTAGGTCAATTACACTAATTGCATGTACACAGATAGGCTGATGAGAGGCAAAGAGTACCAAAAAAAAATAGATACTAGTATACTAATATTCACACAAATGCATATAACTTGCCATGTTCCTACTATTAATCCCAACCATGGCACATTAACATCCAAGCATCATCACTCCTCAAGTAATGGCATTCAATTAAATggaatttcaaaaatcatatctgaaataaaaaaatataactcaaaatctaaacaagtgtatcaaaattacatatatgcaaaatctatactatatatcCTATTAATATTCTATGAAAAAACAGTTAAATTAAGGGAAACCCTAAAGAGCTCAAATCACCCAAATCATCAAAAAAGCCATCAGGCAAATCACTAAAATGATCACTATCATCATCTTCCTGCACATGCTTGCCCTTATTATCGTCTTCAAGCAAGGGTACATGCCCTTCAAACAAAGCAATGTGCCCAAAAAGTTTATCCTTTCTTGAGAACGTGGTCCCACAAGAGCACTTCCACTTCGACTCTCCGCAATTTTTCATGTGGCTCTTCAGATCAGAGAGCACCGAAAAGCTCTTCTTATGGCACCGCGTGCACGAATACATCTTCGGGCAGTGGCTTCTCTTGAAGTGATTCTTCACACACACCATCGATTTCAGCGGCCTGAACCGCCGGTGGTTCTTGTTCCTGTTGCATCCCTCGAACGGGCACGAGAACCGGCTGCGCACGGCGGCGGACGACGAATTCTCCGGCTTCGCGAGTGCCTCCGGTGTCTTGAACTGGTTCCCGTGAGCGCGCATATGCATGCGCAGATTCGCGTCTCGCCGGAACCCTTTCCCGCAGATCTCGCAGAAGTGAAGGTGCTCCGCGAGGATCTCCACGGCGTCGAGCTCCACGATCTCGTCGCTATCGGCAAACTCATCGGTTGCGGTGTCCTCGTCCGGCGGCTCGATTTTCAGATCCGACGCGCGTTTGAGTTTCTCGACACTGGCTGATAGGTCAACCCTAGGTAACGGCGGCGCGGCGGCGGGAGTGGAACCCGGCGAGTGGAAGGTTTTAGAGTAGGAGACGAGGGCGGAGGCGTTGGCGATGCTTTGGTGGATGGCGGAGGCGATTTGATCGGAGACGGCAGCGGATTGGTCGCCGGAGAGAGGGTTGTTGGAGGTGATGGATTCCGATAAAAAGCGATGGAGGGAATCGAGTCGGGTTCGGATCTGTGCGAGGTTACGGAGCGGGAGTTGTGGATCCGAATTCCAATTCGGATCCGGAGAATTCGGATCCTCAGACTGATTTTTGGGATTGGACATATTCAACGgcgttgaaaaaagaaaaaagaaaggaagataGGAAAAGGTGTGGTGATTGTTAGAGAGTGAGGTTATTCGATTAGTGTTGGAAACAAATAAGATGGAATAACGAAGTTGGTGACGTTGTTAAGCACTTGAGGCTTGAGCGTTTAAATtgggtataaaatataattcttttctCTTACTATGTTATTTCTGGGAAATGAAAGGATAACAACCAAATAGGGAACACTAGGATTGGCACGTGTGGTTTTGTTTACGTGTACTACAGCTATAGTTTCAGTGGAGGCTGCCCCGGAGACTGCAGTACTGCTAGCTTTCGCTGACTTTATGAATTTGATTTCGGAATAAATTCAAATGAGTGTGCTTTTAGGTTAAAATTTGTAGGTAGCAATCATTTCAGTgtaaaatacaataatatttgaTCAATTTAATATTTAACATTATTATAATAGTAGtataaaatatcattaaaatttataaaaaatatttttaattattaaaaaataaaatgtcactgatattttgtaaataaatattattttaattatataaaactaAAATACCATTAACATTTTGTAAACACCCACAACAACGTATAATACATAGTTGATATCATCTTTAAAGATTGAGTATTTATTATTGTTCTGAAAACCGAATCGAATCAGCCAGTTCAACCGGATTAATTGAAAATCGGTCATCTAGTCGGTTCGGTTGAAGTGTAAAATCGTCTGGCAGAAAATCGGTCGAACCGACGATTAACCGGTAAACCGTTTGAACCGAAcagtttttttcttgttttcaattaaaaaaataatatatatatatatatatatataaaccctcCCCCATTTTCTCTCTCTCACTTACGCACAAGACAAGACCCACTCCCCCATGTCTCTCTCCACTCCACGGAACCCTAgcccccttttctttcttcttcccagCCAACAGCAGTAGGAGCCACGGCCCAATGCCCAACGTCGTCGTCGCCGACGAACTCGTCTCATCAACCAGCGTCCAGCCTCGTCGTCGCCGATCCTCTTCTCCTGGATCCCATCTCCTCGTGTCGCTAGGTTTCATCGCCGAACGGATAGAGGGTGCTGTCGCCGCCGAGTGGAACTGACCGTGGTGGCATCAAGAATCGTCGCCTGTGGAAGGTGAAGGTATACTCGTCGCTGTCATCGTTTCTCTTCCCCTCGCCGTCGTCTCTCTCTGTCACTGTCGAGCCCTTTCTCTATCTTCGTCGTCGTTGGCCACCCTGAAATCGTGTCTCCATCGGTCCGTCCTCATCGTCGATCCCCCTCTCTCGTGCGTCAAGCGTGTCTTCAATCCCCTCTGTGCCTGAGCTCACTTCCCTTCTTCCATCGCCGTCACTTGGATTCCTCCTTCGCTGCTGGTCTTCAATTTAATTTTGCTTGTTTTTGTACTTTTATTTGGTTTCTGATTTCTGATTCTAAGTTTACTAATTTCTTCTTAGCTTGAGTTTATGAATTTCTGAGTTTGTAAGCAGATCCCTGCCCTGCTTCAGTTTTCATTTTTGGGAGttaattgctatttttttttggatttgatcATGTTGATTGTTGCTTGTTTGTCTGAGTTAAttgttgtttttcattgttgTCTTCTGcatttaatttttgttgattgctGCTGTCTTTTGCATTTTagcttttaattttgttaattaaatgaattaatcaagtttttttattctgtttttgtaagttttaaattatgtttttgttctgtttttaatttgttactgcaatttgatttcataatctatttgtttgatttcataatatttttgtaattctgTTTGTTTGTTCAAATTATGATtatgttttttcaaaatttaaattatgattatgtttgcAAATTCAATGGTTAATgattattactgatttgtttcaattgtttgttattttttattattaggttatagattgaaattttaaattttaaattttattaggttaaattttattgaaatttaaatatttaaaattatatattaaatttttaataattttatttaatatttaattaaaccggttgaaccccggttgaaccattaaaccagtgaaccagtcacCTCACCAGTTTATTGACCGGTCcgattctcgcaaccttggtaTTTATCCATTTTGGTTCTTAAAAAATTTCGGGTCAGACATTTTAGtccctaactaaaattaattactcgattggtccttaacaattaattccgtcagtcacttGAGTCCTTGGTtccgtcaactctaacggaagacaaaatggtccctgacaactctaacaggggacaaaataatccgtgacaactctaacaggggacaaaatgatccctgacccCTTTGTTCGAAAACGACACTGTTCTTcccaattttcatcatatctcgcataatccTAACATTGATACTCTCTTTCTTCACCTTCACAAtcttcttttctatatttttcttcctcctcttcaactCCAAGATCAAGTCATGATGTAACTGCCACGcgtgtcgcacctacctcaacatgtcatggaccacaTACTTCCTAAATCTCTATGACTGGTACACTCACCTTCTCCgcacttcacccaccaaaagTATCCACCTCCACGTCCTCGATAACAGCATCACCTCCAACCTCGACAACGTCCACCACATCCTCAAGACCAAATTCCACAACTACCCCAAGAGTACGCTTTTCTCTACTTTTCGGTAAGCAATATatattgttggacattaggatatcatgagaagattctcttttgacatcatatgcaaattctcatttgcaATGGACCccgagtgcttcattccttcttttcGGAGTTCAAGTTGGCAGACAGTTTCTACCTAGCATCCAAGCTATCAGTACAACGAGAAATGTCACCGTTACCGCTCATATGGAAACTGAAGCGATTACTAAACATTGGTTCggagaagaagttgaagaaagcGATCAaagtggtggacaatgtggtcatggaAATGATAGGgcagaggaagagggagatggcgACGATGACGACGGGTCTTAACAAATCAGAtttgctgtctagattcatgggatccatcgaagacgacAAGTACTTGATAGACATAGTCATTGttttctgagtatgaattggttgagaacaagttgagaatttttcttcttgtgaacaTTGAAATTGTAGAGTGTGCATTGTATAGCTTGAAGTTACAGTGTTAAACTGTTAgcgttatgcgagatatgatggaaattggaGGAGAATAGTGTCGTTTCCGAACAGAGAAGCTCAGAgaccattttgtcccctgttagagttgtcagggactattttgtcctctgTTAGAGTTGACGGAGCAAAGGACTTAAGTGACTGAtggaattaattgttagggactaatcgagtaattaattttagttggggactaaagtgtATGGTCCGAAATTCTTTGAGGATCAAAATAGATAAATACTCTTAAAGATTTTATCACTCATAATTCAATatacaaaaagaataaattaccatttgtacccataaaagatacAGACACTGACAAATGtacctatataaaaataaaacgacaattgtaaCTACGGAAGATGGCCTCCGTGTGCCAAGAGTACCCAGACGTTGGTTACGTAATTGGTCCGTTAGGGTACTCTTGACACACAGAAGTCATCTTCTGTGGTTACAATTGTTGTTTTATTCTCATATAGGTGTATTTGTCAGCGTCTCTATCtttcatggatacaaatggtaatttattctatacaaaaataaaattcgtGTTTATACTTTTTACAGAGATAATGTTAATTTTGGTATTTGAAATTTTCGGTACCACTCAAATCGGtccttattttttaaaagaataaagtattaaaattgaatataaaaaattataatactaatattttgattataaaaaaattaaaattaatttataactataaaaataaatttcgataaataaaattacttaagtctcgaaaaactataaaaaaaattcttatataaCCTTTTTAATCTAATCCTAACTACTTTTAAATATAactttatttcaatttcaatatccaaaatTGTTTACCACCACTTATAATCTCCTAATACTTTCAATTATATAGGTCGTAAATGTCCTATACTTTAcataattttttctataaaaatctAAGAttatttccctttttttttctttttgtttcgaaGTATTAGAGTATCGAATTTTGTTACATTCGTCCTCTGCGAAATTGGTAACAAGAGCAAAAAACTAACTTTAGTGTCAAGTCATTTGTTCAATGTTTTGGTATTTGAAAatgtcagaaattatttttaacataaaaaataaaaataatattttaattgaatattaatttttaaagtgtATTATAACATTGTAGATGTGTAAAAAATGTGTTCAATACATATTTTAGGATAAAACGTGCAATTAAACGTTACATGAATCTTTCCAATTACTTGTCTATGTAAATCGAATGAGTCAGACTAGATTTAGATATTCTCTATGTAAATCAAAACACACTGGTTCGATTTATGCATGCTTGCATCCTATCCTACTAAATCTAATCAACCCGTTTCCATTTAGCTATGCACGTGAGCACACAGTAATTCAAAACAACCTGTTTCGATTTACTCCCAATGTGCTACCCATAGTAATTCGACTATGGCTGTTTCGAGTTGCACATGGTTTCCTACCCATGGTAATTTGAACGAGTCTAATTAGATTTACTAGGAGAATCCCTATAAATAGAAATCGAATTGAGCTCATTTGAATCACAAATCCAAAATCCTTCCCCACTAAATCCCAGAGAAACCTCAGTCCAAAtattccaacatttgaaaaaTCACC is a window encoding:
- the LOC112784333 gene encoding uncharacterized protein, which translates into the protein MSNPKNQSEDPNSPDPNWNSDPQLPLRNLAQIRTRLDSLHRFLSESITSNNPLSGDQSAAVSDQIASAIHQSIANASALVSYSKTFHSPGSTPAAAPPLPRVDLSASVEKLKRASDLKIEPPDEDTATDEFADSDEIVELDAVEILAEHLHFCEICGKGFRRDANLRMHMRAHGNQFKTPEALAKPENSSSAAVRSRFSCPFEGCNRNKNHRRFRPLKSMVCVKNHFKRSHCPKMYSCTRCHKKSFSVLSDLKSHMKNCGESKWKCSCGTTFSRKDKLFGHIALFEGHVPLLEDDNKGKHVQEDDDSDHFSDLPDGFFDDLGDLSSLGFPLI